In Aspergillus flavus chromosome 3, complete sequence, one genomic interval encodes:
- a CDS encoding serine/threonine protein kinase has protein sequence MMVSRCSGGIEGAPPSSKPQNAPAKARVARLGSSPSKRDDRPKDDRVAKTTAKDVAELKDYQLGDCLGKGAFGSVYRALNWNTGETVAVKQIKLADLPKSELRVIMLEIDLLKNLDHSNIVKYHGFVKSAETLNIILEYCENGSLHSIAKNFGRFPENLVGLYMSQVLHGLLYLHEQGVIHRDIKGANILTTKQGLVKLADFGVASRTTGLNESSVVGTPYWMAPEVIELSGATTASDIWSLGCTVIELLEGKPPYYNLQPMPALFRIVNDDHPPLPQGASPAVKDFLMQCFQKDPNLRVSAKKLLKHPWIVNARRSDSVVPKKSTEYEEAVKSVQEWNEALRSPEAGTLRRPFRHDYQSPAPLTSSRNTPTKASPTSRNVADRFRSPDSIEEDNWDDDFATAISPSALQLPHLRPQDNFGGMLSSEKLKAFASLDGTVLRSEENFDDFDDSFRTSLQPGDSDPLETIRPFPTKQTGIEDTQLQNQPRYPINNNAIAIHNVPILAQNPVPPMRQPRPASYYKENSVEDYSDLIQANEDVLDRKLGLFQETDDDTDGLVFSPTNEVVRYQPSLEDDNDPQPQLRKRISVKRHRSAIEIQRFAENERDEDFSDILGADQVTLDKSESEGSSDQGTLMLNSKLSNDSWLGDQDDEDDPFAQLEEGLDEVDLEANIARDKHARLRGQVEGLVSSLKTSQDEDVLGEISEQLLNVFYDLPETKNIIISAHGMLPILEILDMCRRRDIILCLLRIVNAIIYNDYEIQENLCFVGGIPIINEFASKKYPREIRLEAATFVQQMYQTSTLTLQMFVSAGGLNVLVEFLEDDYEDERDLVLIGVTGIWSVFELQGSTPKNDFCRILSRNSVLDPLSLVLSRVLDEDGELAETVEGRIANIFFIFSQAENHVKEMVAERTVLHRVLKELKRMTPAHQITMLKFIKNLSMLSTTLDALQNSNAIDVLTDLLRSTIKRPHFREVSNQILNTIYNMCRLNKPRQEDAALNGIVPLLQKIVKTERPLKEFALPILCDMAHSGKVGRRELWRNKGLAFYISLLSDPYWQVTALDAIFTWLQEETAKVEEHLLDKRPDKPSFTDSIVRCLTISKANAFENLLEPLQKLLRLSPPIASTLARPDLFSRIGQKLHHNKAAVRLNLLRIISSICDASEEQGGLLAKYGLLDAIRELENDPAILVRDMAGKLIQSNERSEAYSLGKRKPGVRRRSTSTTPPILLTNQSAPSTPQINRGSQSKGFFEGRESQRHPRNALSGSALVIRPGSRDGVSPGLAAGLNGNPGVSRNRVPRVSNRMSHVDLLAEEDGRRPSSASRRPSILPRRRHTTQTDAEWTP, from the exons ATGATGGTTTCTCGATGCAGTGGGGGGATTGAGGGGGCCCCTCCATCTTCTAAACCACAGAATGCTCCTGCCAAAGCACGAGTGGCAAGACTCGGGTCCAGTCCATCAAAACGAGATGACAGACCGAAAGACGATAGAGTGGCGAAAACCACGGCCAAGGATGTTGCAGAACTGAAGGATTAC CAACTGGGTGATTGCTTGGGTAAAGGCGCATTTGGGTCAGTCTACAGGGCATTGAACTGGAATACTGGGGAAACTGTTGCCGTAAAACAGATAAAGTTGGCTGATCTCCCAAAGAGTGAATTGCGTGTCATTATG CTGGAAATTGATCTTCTGAAGAATTTGGAT CACTCCAACATCGTGAAGTACCATGGATTCGTAAAGTCCGCTGAAACTCTAAACATCATACTTGA ATACTGTGAAAATGGCTCCTTACATTCAATCGCAAAGAATTTTGGACGTTTCCCAGAAAACCTGGTCGGGCTATACATGTCGCAGGTGCTCCACGGTCTCTTGTATCTCCATGAGCAAGGTGTCATACATAGAGATATCAAAGGCGCGAATATTCTCACGACTAAACAAGGCCTTGTCAAGCTTGCGGACTTCGGTGTTGCTAGCCGGACTACTGGGCTCAATGAATCAAGTGTTGTCGGCACGCCGTATTGGATGGCCCCGGAAGTGATTGAACTGTCAGGCGCAACGACAGCTTCAGACATCTGGAGTCTTGGTTGTACGGTGATTGAGCTGCTGGAGGGGAAGCCTCCTTATTACAATCTCCAGCCAATGCCGGCTCTTTTCCGCATTGTCAATGATGATCATCCTCCCCTTCCGCAAGGCGCCTCTCCG GCTGTCAAGGATTTCTTAATGCAGTGCTTCCAAAAAGACCCGAACCTCCGTGTCTCTGCGAAAAAGCTTCTGAAACATCCCTGGATTGTCAACGCCCGCAGATCAGATTCAGTTGTTCCCAAAAAGTCAACCGAGTATGAGGAGGCAGTGAAAAGTGTCCAAGAGTGGAATGAAGCCCTGCGTTCACCCGAAGCAGGAACTTTGCGAAGACCGTTCAGGCATGACTATCAAAGCCCAGCCCCTCTAACGTCGTCCCGCAATACGCCCACGAAGGCGTCTCCGACTTCCAGGAATGTGGCAGATCGGTTCAGGTCGCCCGACTCCATCGAAGAAGACAATTGGGACGATGACTTTGCTACTGCAATTTCCCCTAGCGCATTGCAATTACctcatcttcgtccacaAGATAACTTCGGGGGGATGCTCTCTTCTGAAAAGCTTAAGGCTTTTGCCTCTTTGGATGGGACAGTCCTAAGGTCCGAAGAAAACTTCGACGATTTCGATGATTCTTTTAGAACCTCGCTACAACCTGGAGACTCGGATCCTCTGGAAACCATACGACCTTTTCCAACCAAACAAACTGGCATCGAAGATACACAGCTGCAAAACCAGCCACGTTACCCGATCAATAACAACGCCATCGCCATACATAACGTGCCCATCCTAGCACAGAACCCTGTACCTCCAATGAGACAACCCCGTCCAGCTTCTTACTACAAGGAAAACTCTGTAGAGGATTACTCCGATCTTATACAGGCAAATGAAGATGTCCTAGACCGGAAGCTTGGCCTTTTTCAG GAGACCGATGACGACACGGATGGGCTAGTATTTTCGCCCACGAACGAAGTGGTCCGATATCAACCCTCCCTTGAAGATGATAATGACCCCCAGCCTCAGCTTAGAAAAAGGATATCTGTAAAACGCCATCGATCAGCCATAGAGATACAAAGGTTCGCCGAAAATGAAAGAGACGAAGATTTCTCTGACATTCTTGGGGCGGATCAAGTAACTCTGGACAAGTCCGAAAGCGAGGGAAGCTCAGACCAAGGGACGTTGATGCTGAATTCTAAACTTTCAAATGATTCTTGGCTTGGGGACcaagacgatgaggatgaccCATTTGCTCAGCTTGAGGAAGGGTTAGACGAAGTGGACCTGGAAGCAAACATCGCACGTGACAAACATGCACGGCTCCGCGGTCAAGTCGAGGGGCTTGTTAGCTCGTTGAAGACGTCACAGGATGAAGACGTGCTCGGCGAGATCTCGGAACAACTGCTGAATGTTTTCTATGATCTCCCGGAGACCAAAAATATCATCATCAGCGCCCATGGGATGCTTCCAATACTTGAGATTCTTGACATGTGCCGTCGGCGTGACATCATTTTATGTCTATTGAGGATCGTTAATGCGATCATCTACAATGATTATGAGATACAAGAAAATCTTTGTTTCGTTGGAGGTATTCCTATCATCAACGAGTTCGCCTCGAAGAAGTACCCGCGAGAGATCCGACTTGAAGCAGCAACCTTCGTACAGCAAATGTATCAGACTTCCACTCTCACTTTGCAAATGTTCGTCAGTGCAGGAGGATTGAACGTTCTAGTTGAGTTCCTGGAAGATGATTACGAGGATGAGCGTGACCTGGTATTAATTGGGGTGACCGGTATCTGGAGCGTTTTTGAGTTGCAA GGCTCAACACCAAAGAATGACTTCTGTAGAATCCTGTCCCGCAACTCGGTATTGGATCCTCTGTCGTTAGTCCTGAGTCGGGTATTGGACGAAGATGGGGAGCTGGCTGAGACTGTCGAAGGTCGTATTGCgaacatcttcttcattttctcccaGGCTGAAAATCATGTAAAAGAGATGGTTGCTGAGCGAACGGTTCTACACA GGGTACTGAAAGAACTAAAGCGCATGACTCCTGCTCACCAGATAACTATGTTGAAGTTCATCAAAAATCTGTCTATGTTATCGACCACTCTGGATGCTCTACAGAATTCGAATGCCATCGACGTGTTGACGGACTTGCTGAGGTCTACCATCAAGCGACCCCACTTCCGAGAAGTTTCCAATCAGATCCTAAATACCATCTACAATATGTGCCGCTTAAACAAGCCTCGGCAGGAGGACGCGGCTTTGAATGGTATCGTGCCACTGCTGCAAAAGATAGTGAAGACCGAACGGCCATTGAAGGAATTCGCGCTACCAATTCTCTGCGACATGGCTCATTCTGGCAAAGTTGGTCGCCGTGAGCTGTGGCGCAACAAGGGCCTGGCGTTCTATATATCTTTACTTTCAGACCCATATTGGCAAGTGACTGCTCTAGACGCTATCTTCACATG GCTTCAAGAAGAGACAGCGAAGGTTGAGGAGCACCTCCTAGACAAGCGACCTGATAAACCATCATTTACGGATTCCATTGTTAGGTGTTTGACAATATCAAAGGCAAATGCATTTGAGAATCTCCTTGAACCCCTCCAGAAACTTCTTAGACTGAGTCCCCCCATTGCCTCGACGCTCGCGCGACCAGACCTATTCAGCAGGATAGGGCAGAAACTACATCATAATAAAGCAGCAGTGCGGTTGAATTTACTCCGGATAATTTCCAGCATTTGCGATGCGAGCGAAGAGCAGGGTGGTCTTCTTGCTAAATATGGACTGCTCGATGCGATCAGAGAGTTAGAGAACGATCCCGCCATTCTCGTCAGGGATATGGCTGGAAAATTAATTCAATCCAACGAGAGAAGCGAGGCCTATAGCCTGGGCAAACGCAAACCTGGCGTACGACGGCGAAGTACGTCCACTACACCTCCTATTTTACTGACGAACCAGTCTGCTCCGTCCACGCCACAGATTAACCGGGGTAGTCAGTCCAAAGGGTTCTTTGAGGGTCGGGAGAGCCAACGGCACC
- a CDS encoding folylpolyglutamate synthase (dihydrofolate synthetase Fol3): MIELGLSRISRLLQQTPLTWKAIHIAGTNGKGSISAYLSHLLTSSGVRCGRFTSPHLIDRWDCITIGESVVQESLFRQFEEKIKLRDQTLGIGASEFELLTATAFEIFNHERVDIGVVEVGMGGRLDATNVLNNVLVSVIAKIGLDHQSLLGDTLEDITREKAGILKRGVPCVVDGTNLPAALSTIEARIKELDIDAIYTRPDAPDGHSSTLSRLFQQLDVQPHQRANMCCAISALKLALRRVRPDIKVDSLVSQLSRVEWPGRLQEIVLNPMVSRTDSVLLDGAHNSQSAEVLGQYVDHKLRSQGSPVTWVIAASRGKDIASLFHPIIKAGDNVATTAFGPVDGMPWVKANDPQELASSVQSISAIGDVKSFDNDILAAINWACSKANGGPMVIAGSLYLVSDVLRHLREAQKQSQKTTES, from the coding sequence ATGATCGAGCTCGGTCTTAGTCGCATATCCCGTCTCCTTCAGCAGACGCCTTTGACTTGGAAGGCCATCCACATCGCTGGGACAAATGGCAAAGGCTCGATCAGCGCTTACTTGTCTCACCTATTGACTTCCAGTGGAGTTCGCTGTGGCCGCTTTACCTCACCCCACCTGATAGACCGATGGGACTGCATCACTATCGGCGAAAGTGTGGTCCAAGAGTCTTTATTCCGGCAGTTTGAAGAAAAGATTAAGTTGCGAGACCAAACATTGGGCATTGGGGCAAGCGAATTCGAGTTGTTAACCGCCACGGCATTCGAGATATTTAATCATGAACGGGTCGACATTGGTGTGGTTGAAGTGGGCATGGGTGGTCGGTTGGACGCTACGAACGTACTGAACAATGTGCTTGTATCCGTCATCGCAAAAATAGGTCTGGATCACCAGTCGCTGCTGGGAGACACTTTGGAAGATATCACTCGGGAGAAAGCCGGTATCTTGAAGCGGGGGGTTCCCTGTGTGGTCGATGGAACGAACCTACCAGCAGCCCTCTCAACTATTGAAGCGCGTATCAAGGAACTTGACATCGATGCTATTTATACTCGTCCCGATGCGCCAGATGGGCACTCGTCAACGCTTAGTCGGCTTTTCCAGCAACTCGATGTACAACCTCACCAGCGGGCGAATATGTGTTGCGCAATCTCAGCTTTAAAGCTGGCCCTCCGCAGAGTCCGTCCAGACATAAAGGTTGATTCTTTGGTTTCCCAGCTCTCTCGTGTCGAGTGGCCGGGACGTCTACAAGAAATTGTGTTGAATCCTATGGTTTCTCGCACAGACTCTGTCCTCCTCGATGGCGCTCACAATAGCCAGTCAGCTGAAGTCCTCGGGCAATACGTGGACCATAAGCTTCGATCGCAAGGGAGTCCTGTCACCTGGGTCATCGCAGCATCACGTGGAAAAGACATAGCCTCACTTTTCCATCCTATCATCAAGGCTGGTGACAATGTTGCAACTACTGCGTTTGGGCCCGTAGACGGTATGCCTTGGGTCAAAGCAAATGATCCCCAGGAATTGGCCTCCAGTGTGCAGTCTATTTCTGCAATTGGTGATGTGAAATCGTTTGATAACGACATACTTGCTGCCATCAATTGGGCCTGTAGCAAGGCCAATGGCGGTCCCATGGTTATTGCTGGAAGTCTTTACCTTGTTTCAGATGTTCTCCGTCATCTTCGAGAGGCACAGAAACAGTCACAAAAGACCACTGAGTCGTGA